Genomic segment of Alligator mississippiensis isolate rAllMis1 chromosome 6, rAllMis1, whole genome shotgun sequence:
AATCTGCTTTTTAATACTTTTGAACACCTAGTTTTCAGGAAACAAGAAGTTccctgttggttccagggggagggaaatctagctCATAGCTggtgcatctagctggggtcatctagacccagcttctttcctgcctatgcagggggtcagactcgatgatctattgaggtcccttccaaccctagaatctatgaatctatgaaaacaacatagctcctgtttgcacacctaaattTCTGAGGTTGCATGTAGGCCCGAAATGTTCCCTGCAGTCCATTATGTTGACAAATTTACTCACCTGAGCTGAAATGAGACTTGAGGCAGCCACCAAGGTGCCTAATGCCACTTTCACTCTCTCCTGTtcctcctgggaggtggcagcagttcTACATAGTTTCCTGTAATGCATGCAGTAGAGAGAACCAGAGTCAGGTATTGTTAGACATAGAAACAAGAGCGTGCAGCCAGGTAGTAgtgctggtgccagggctggtgcccaccTTTGGTTAGAGCACTAACCTAGGAAGTAACATTGTAACAGGAGGTAGGATATGTGGGTTCAAACGTTCTCTAGCCAAGTGGCCTAGAACTCAGGTCTCtcatttcctgggcaagtgctctaaccactgggttGCTGGCTAAAAGATGTAAAGGCAGCCATCCAGGTTTTCTGGTGCACACTGTACTAGTGCACTAACTGTGTGCAGGTATCACTAatagtgttaattgctgcttatTGTCTTTGAAGAGTCTGAAGCAGTGCCTGACAGGGTGCATTATACAGTTCATAAGTGTCCTTATTGATATATGGGAGACAACAAAATATGCCAAGTTATGTCTGTCTCCCCAGGGTACAACACAattggcctgcaggctgccaggcTCCCTGACTACATTTATCCTGTTTGGATGCTGATTCCTTTACAGATGCAGTAGGATTGGGCACAGTGGGAAACTTAGGTGCTTTAGGGGTATAATAGGATTAGGCTTCCTGAGAGACTTTACGATTAATGGCAAACTGAACtggattttaatttaatttaatttgcgATTAATAGCAAAACTGAACTAGAGGCATGTTTCAGGATTTAAGTCTCAGCATGTAGACAATAGCCAGCTGGCTAGCCTGTGTGCCTGGCAGCAATGACCAGTCCAAAGGGAGGGTCTTTTGAAACCACTTGAAGCAGTATTGCCCTTACACCTCTTCTGAGGCTCAGACAGCTGTGTAACAGGATATGCAGCTTCCTGAAAAGGTATAAGTAAACACTTCTCTTTGTTGTGTTCTCTCCAGGAGCTGCCCTGCCTGAGGCATCCCCTTGTGCCCACTTTAAACACGTTGAATACCTCAAGGCACCACCAGCTCTACTCCATGTGTTTAGTTTTGTGCTCCAAAAATGTACCTTTGGTTCTTAATTTAGTTTTGCATAGCATTGTGGGGATAGGCTTCCCTCTGTATCTTAGGTCTTGCCCATGTGAAAGCCCTCCTCTACATATTAAAAAACTTAAGAAAGTGTTCCTGTGATGCCCCtgcactgattcatagattcatagatgttagggtcggaagggacctcaatagatcatcgagtctgaccccctgcataagcaggaaagggtgctgtgtctagatgaccccagctagatgctcatctaacctcctcttgaagacccccagggtaggagagaacaccacctcccttgggagcccgttccagaccctggccactcaaactgagaagaagttcttcctaatgtccaatctaaatctgctctctgctagcttgtggccattatttcttgtaacccccaggggcgccttggtgaataaatactcaccaattcccttctgtacccccgtgatgaacttctaggcagccacaaggtcgcctctcaaccttctattgcagaggctgaaaagatccagtttctctagtctctcctcgtagggcttggtctgcaggcccttaaccatacgagtggcccttctgtggaccctctccaggttatccgcatccctcttgaattgcggggcccagaattgcacgcattactccaactgcggtctgaccagcgcccgatagaggggaagtatcacctccttggacctattcgtcatgcatctgctgatgcacgataaagtgccattggctttttggatggcttcgtcacactgccgactcatgttcatcttggagtccactaggactccaagatccctttccacttccgtgctacccagcaggtcattccctaggctgtaggtgtgctggacattcttcctccctaggtgcagcactttgcatttctccttgttgaactgcattctgttgttttctgcccacttgtccaacctgtctagatctgcttgcagctgttccctgccctccggtgtgtccacatctccccatagctttgtgtcatctgcaaacttggacagagtacatttcactccctcgtccaagtcactgatgaaggcattaaagagtatcggtccaaggaccgagccctgcgggaccccactgcccacacccttccaggacgaaaccgacccatccaccacgactctctgggtgcgaccctccagccaattcgccacccaccagactgtgtagtcatccaagtcacagcctcttaacttgttcaccagtatggggtgggataccgtatcgaaggccttcctgaagtctaagtatacgacatccacccctcctcctgtgtccaggcgtttcgtaacctggtcataaaaagaaactagattggtcaggcatgatctgcctgccacgaacctgtgctgatttcccctcagcatattttgtcctgccaggctctcacaaatgtgagccttgataattttttcaaagactttgccaaggatggaggtgagactgacaggtctatagttgcccgggtcctccttcctcccctttttgaaaatggggaccacattggcccttttccagtcctctgggacttggcccgtgcgccacgagctttcaaatattcccgccagtggctctgcaatgatgtcggccagtgccttcagcacccttggatggagctcatccaggcctgctgacttaaaggcatccagttcttccaaatgactctgcaccatttcagggtctacgcatggaagtctggtgccttgctgctgcctctctacaaccccagtgagagacttgtcatgcccctcacttaggaacactgaggcaaagaactcattgaggagttcagccttgtcccccctgtccgtcaccaattgtttctgcccagtTAGCAGGGatcctatttctccctgggccttccttttactccctatatatctaaaaaacaatttcttgttgtcttttacttgggttgccatcctcagctccatggtagctttggcccgtctaactgcctccctacaagcacgagcagaggaggtatattcatctttggtgatctctccctgtttccacattttatgtgctccccttttgtcccttaggctgccctggatttctctggtcagccagggaagcctcctggcccctttccctcttttgcctcgctcggggatcatcttgctttgtgcccgaaggatcgtttccttaaggcacagccacccttcttgggcttccatctcttcaagtctcctactctgcagtgcgtccttgactaatcacctgagttcattgaaatcagctttcctaaagtctagcactttcaccctactagttaccttacccactcgccgtcttatgttgaattctactattaggtgatcactgtcccccagatggctaccgatctggaggtccgctaccatgtcatctcccattgccaataccagatccagtatggcattccccctagtgggaccgtgtaccacctgagtcaggtggaggtcctgtacacaggttagaaacctgcgggagtggtgggactttgctgtctgtgactcccagcagatgtctgggtagtttaggtcccccatgactaccgcctctttagcttttatggtctccgagagttgcctcaggagccccgaatctctttcttccccttgatgtgggggtctgtagcagacccctaccaccaaatccctttcttcctgccccgccatgtagcctaacccacaatccttctacttcctcatccttggattctgtcttgatgaggttTGATGTAttttgctcactgacatagagcgcaacccctccccctttcttccccaccctgtcctttctgtacaatctatagccctcaatatgtaccgcccagtcatggaatgaatcccaccaggtttccgttagccccgctaagtcataggtgtttagtgcaagcaggagtgctagttcatcctgcttgtttcccatactcctagcattagtatataggcacttgagccctgcgactggtgcctttgctgctccccccgctccgagtcccaagtggccctttgattcttaccgtctcgtttcttacctgtgccgtagtgctggcctccccatgacTTTCAGGTTCCCAgcgctctctttcttcaggctgggctgtccttgtgggtgccacatggtttggtggtccacagcttcccctgccctcatcttcccctccccccgatgagcctagtgtaaagcccgctggaggagatctgccaacctagaagaaaacacacgcttacctttgggggacaggtgaagcccatcccaactgtgcatgtccctcgtcgtgatgtgcgggtcgttgtccaggaagccgaagcctgcctcgagacaccactgccgaagccgctagttggtctctcggatgcagttctcatgccgtcttccgcgtccgttcactgatGTGAGTTTGACTCTGTTCTAGTAGCTTTTGACAAGGATCAGAGCTCTGGAACTTATTTTTTGTAATACTGTGATCTTTTTGTCCCACTCATTTATCAGGCGCTTATGTCATAGTGAAAAGAAGCAGCTTGTTCTACTAGATTGGGGCAGAACATCTAGGTTCTATTGATGGCTGTGCCCTGCTGGTTGATGTTAAATCAATTCAACTTGCCTGTTTCCCTTATTTACAGGAATCTTATTTAAAGTAAGTTTAGACTGTAAAACTAGGAGATaataatgtttttctttccttactAACAAATTCTTTTCATCCCAGATTATTCAAAAGTTCATCTAACACAACTTCTGGAAAAAGCTGAAGTAATTGCAGGACGTATGCTCAAACTTTCTGTTTTTTATCGGAATCAGCACAAAGACTACTTTGATTATATCAGGTAAGAAAGTAGATGCAGAATCAAAGGTGCAAATTAAGAGAGAGGTGCAGTATAGATATTATAACTTGACTCTAGTTGGTGTGAAAATAAGCATACTAAGTGAGAGCACCCATTTCAGTTTTACAGCAGAAAGTGTGAGTACTATATTTCCTGTTCAGGAATAAAAGTGACTATTTAAGTTTGTACAAGTTGGCACTTAATTTGGACTGGAAATAAAAGTTTGCTTTTGGGAGTAGGAACTGAATGTGCAGAGCCTCTACCATAGTGTGACATCTGTCCTGATTAAAGTCTCTGAACACATTTTAATATAAACATGCAtacagatagattttttttttgcaaataaacAGTGAGTAATTTTGCATATGGAACCCCAATATTATCTACtctattttaaaaactttaatgTATCCTAATGTGTATCTTTTGATGAAAGAGATTAGGTGGAGGTTATCATGTCTATTATTGCTGAAGAGGTAATATGTCGTTGCACAAACAGCAAGGCTAGACAAGTATccaatttaaatataaattaattcaCCACCAAAGAAGGGGTTAGAACTCAGGAACCAACTTAGGAAAACAGTGTGGTGGTAATAATATTATCTTTGGGGTACACTGCTAACCTTGAAGCAACGTGGAAAAAGCTGTGCAGAATGATAACAGCTCTGACCAGGCTTTAACATGGTTGTTTCTTACATTGTAACAGTGTCAGGAACATTACAGGAAGTGTTTTGGGTTACAACAATCCTTCAGACCAAACAAGAAGTTCCCttttggttccagggggagggaaatctagctCATAGCTTCAAGCCTTGCAGCCAGTTGCCcatagcaatggcccctcctccatGTGAGCCTGTGCTGTTttcagatggggggtgggggaagggagcagagggagcttattctaggggttccccagccagtgctggagggtggactGTGTGAATTGgaggccccccccctccccccccgcctccaGTGGGGGGATAAAAAAAACCAGACCAaattccctctgctctctttcacCCTTCCCATTCTAAAACCAGCAACAgactgggaggcagtgcagacacaagttacaggaGGTGCTGTATTTTgtaacatcttcatctgaaccctcatgcaatgacgGTTCAGATTtccacctgatcagccatttctgaagcagtctgcagctgtgcacttctgtttggtcatggctgctttctgtggccagatcaaacgaaaattgtcacttctgatTGCACCTTCATCAGGGTCTAGTTTAGTACTGCATAACTTCAGTTTTACATGGGAATGACTCCTGTTGATACCAGTAAAATGAAACCAGCATAAAATGGAATCAGCCCTTTCAGTCCAGCAATAAGAATCCATGATCAGACATTTCTAAATTGGGAACTCCGTGTACCTTTGTACCTACCAGATGGGAGTCTTGTGGCTTTGTGTTGTGTTTCTGCCAGATTTTTTAAGCAAATCAAATTAATGACAAAACTGAGAGCAGTGGGACTATAGAATGTATTGTGTTCTTTTTAGTTTCTCTGAGAACCTAGTAAAACCTTGCAACTATCCTGgattgcgccccccccccccccgaaataaAATCTCACAGTAACTTCTgaattttaatttctttgttttcagagatacttggttagatTGCACATTAATTTGTCCACAACTACAATTTTAGACTTGCTGCTTCAAACAATGAGAATTCATAGCTGTATTATTTAAGTGGCTGTCCTgtatcttttttctgttttgcatgttctttccttcttttcataAGGTTCTAGCCTGAGCTAGTTTTCCTTGTTGTAAAGAAGTTGGATTGACTGTTAAGACATTActtgaaaggaaaattaaatttaattttactgAGTTTATGTTAATGTAATGTACCAAGTGGCAGCTGGTATATATAAAAATGTGCATCTGTTGTTACAGAAATCAGgtttttttacactttttttaaACACTTCAGTAAGAATTTCTGCAAATAAAGTAATTGTATTCATGACTGCTAATTCACTTAGTGTGAACTTCAATGCAGCCACAACAGTGATATTTAAAAAACTAAATCATAGTCTGTATAACCTTTCAGTTCTCCTAACTAGCATTTCATATCCCAGTGTGAAAGCTGGGTTTCACACTGGGAAAGATATGTGATTTAACAGATCTCAGATAGATTTCCATGGTATCCTAACTAGCTTGTCAAATGCTATGTTTTATACATGGCATATAAGTACAGTAGCAGCTGCTTTAATAAATACTAACTGCTTTTTATAAATAGCCTGCACATAAAATGGCTTGAATCCCTGTAGAAGACTATCTTATAATTAGTCTAATTGGCCACTGGATGTCAGTATCTTTCCACAGATACACATATGCAAGCACATTTTTCTGGTTGCAGGAAGGTGGCCATTAAAGATTATAATTTTTTTggtatttgttttgtttataaaCTCCTGATCTCAATTCCAGACCCTTTGTGTTCAAAGTGGTCATTCTGTAGCAATAAAGATGGAGATCATGAGAGATGCAGAGAGTATATAGTGTTTACCTTGAAACAACGTGAGACGTTCTAGTAGGTAGAAGGGGTGTATCACTAGTAGTGACACTGTAAGTGATGaagcaaatttattttttacTGCATTTATGAGCCTCATGACTGAGCTTCTTGCATAGTTCAATGATTGTGAATCCTCCAAAGTTAATAGCAGGCAATGCTCACACTCATATCAGGAGCTGATACTAAATTTGCTTTCCATAAGCACGTACAAAATGAGTTCAATGTTTTTTgttaatttgttattttttttttttaagtctagtCATAATTGTAGCTGGGACTGTCACAGGTTAAAATATAGaccagaaaacaaataaaaaaatattccaaagcAACGAGAGATAAAGATAGATCTAGCATGCATGAAAGCAATAGGAATCTTCTGCAACCTTGCTAACAAGCAAGCAAATTTCAGTTCTACCAGTGACAGAAAAATCCAAAGGTTTCTCTGGTGTTTGCATTCACAAGGAAGTTTGGGGTGTGGGGagttaatataaaaatattattgaTAGATAATATATATAACATTAAACACACTCTAACcttttgatttcagtggcagcagtgctcatTTATGTACTCCTATGTATCTAGCTATCTatagaatatttttatttacacGTACTCTCTCTTTGCTCTGACTGGCTAAAGGACACCAGGCTCAGTTAGGGCACAGATCTGCTGTACAGATACATTTGATTTGCTGAAAACAATGTAACTTTTCTAACAAAGCCCAGTTTACTAAACTTAAGCAGCTCAAAATGTCTACGTTAAGGACAGGGACAGAAGGGGTGTGCTATACAGGGAATGTTAATGTCCTTTTACAAGCACCTCTCTAGACTCAGCATCTAGTCAGTCTGCCAGCATGTTTCTTGCTCTTATTCTGATACCAGGTATGGTCAAAGATAGCTAATATGGTATTTATAAAGCATTGTCTTGATGGAACTACTTTGAGCTTTGTGTTTTTGTTGCATTTCACCACCAGATCAGATAGCGTCCATACAGTTCATGCATGTAATGCAGCAAATTGCCAGAGGGTGGCCTGCATTCATTGAACTGTAATTTATATCTTTATATAATTTAAACCATGCACATACACAGGCACTTTTTCCATGAGGATTATTTTATGGGATAATATTAAATGGGATAATGTGGACAGTGGATCAGCTTGAAGGCAAAATGGTGATTTGGGACATAAGACAAGAGGCAGAGTGAACTCCATGAAAGAAGGCAACACAAAAGAAAAGCCAAAAATAAGTGCTGGTGTAGAgatgaaaaagaagaaataaggtTTGAGGTGTAGGCCAGGGCAGGATTTATAAGGGAGCAGTCTGTTGAGTAAAAACAagaagttttaaagaaaaaagaatcagtCAGGTTTGATAAAGGAAATAACCTCATCCATCAAATGGCTTACATCATTTTCATAACAGCATTTTATGAAGAAGGTAGGGCACCAGTAAGTCTGCCTCTGAAATGTTTAGGCATGTGCAAGGCATGAGAGAtcatagatggatggatggacacaCACACTATGCATGTATGTTAATTTTGATAGCCCTTATGAAAAGGAAATCAAACAACAAGGTAAGATGTTGCACTTGTGCATTTTCCCCTCATAGGACTAGTGGCTGAAGGAGGTGTCTGTAGAAAAGTGACCCAAGTTATATCATAGTTAAGAGTCCCACTGCTACTCCTATTGAAGTCAGTCAGTAGCAGCCAGATTAGAAGCTGGTAGTGTTATGAGCTCCTTCATTATCTTGCACCGTAGGGAAATAGACTCTTTTAGAAGAAAATATCCTCTGCCATTGTAGGTCTcactgaaaaatgtttaaaaataacccTTAGGTAAATTTGCTGTATTGAGAGCCAGCTCCTTATAGCCAAATTTGCTGTATTGAGGGCCGGGTTCCCATTACATGCTTAGGTGAGTATGTAGCCATGAAACATCAGTATTGGGGATTCAGCATAGCCCACAATTGCCTACTGGATATATtcttccccagctgcctggggagACTAGAGTTACCCAAGTGAATGTGTAATTGCAGGACAACCCACAGCTTTAGTCAGAGACAAACCACAATTAGATGCTTGAGGAGGAAAGTCCTCCTACCTATTAGCTATCCTAATTAGATATCCTAATATCCTAATGATGGGTGCAATTGCTCAGTGAGCAAGGAACATGAATTCTAGATTCCACCAGTGATTTGCTCCTGTATTTTCCAGCAAACTGCCTGCACCATCAGGCTGTTGGCTTAAGTATTACACAAAGTACTCTCCATCTTTTCTCTTGAAGCTGGTCCACTGAGCAGACCAAAGAGGGAGCTATgtagaatgaaaatgaaaagaataTAGCAGCAAATATGTGGCTCATTGAAATATATGCAGCCATATAAAGTGGGAGCAGCCTGGATCCCTGCTCCCAGTAAGGCAGAAGATTTTTCCTTGTACTGTTTATCTATTTTATCCAAGGACAGTTAAAAACAAGGTGCAGTAGACCATCTTCCAGTGTTGGATGCCTTGAGAGTGCTCTTATACAGCTATGGACCCACCACTTGGCCCTTTATTCAATATGTTATCCAGTTACATTTAAAATTTTCTGAACATTTGAATTCAAATGTCTTAATTGCTTAAACAAGTTGGCTGATTAATTGATAGGGTTCTTGGGTTTTTTGTGTTACTCTCTGCTTCCACAGTTATGAGAGCTCACGCTCAGAAGAGGAGAGAGGGTGGGAAGAACATTTCCTTCTCTCACGCAGTTTGTTCATGGATATTTTAATTCTTGCCAAACTTGGGTTTATTTGGTTTTTTACTTCTCCTAAGGTTGGGTTTCTGTAACCTTACTTTTCTAGTTAACAggttctctttctttcctttaggAAAGAAAGGGGACAGGGCAAAACAATAGTTTTAACTAATTATTGTTTTTTTGTGTCATTTCAAAATAAACAATGGTAGTCATTCATTTTTAGAGAGCACCATGAGAACGTTATGCAGCCCTCTGTCAAGGATAACAGTGGTAGCCATGGCTCTCCAATCAGTGGGAAGTTGGAAGGCATCTTTTTTAGCTGCAACACTGAGTTTAACACTGGAAAGCCACCACAAGATTCACCTTATGGACGATACAGGTTTGAGATCATAGCTGAAAAACTTTTCAACCCAAACACTAATTTATACTTTGGAGACTTCTACTGCATGTACACAGCCTATCACTATGTCATTCTTGTTGTTGCCCCGGTTGGATCACCAGGAGATGAATTCTGTAAGCAGCGCCTTCCTCAGCTAAATATAAAGGATAATAAATTTCTGACCTGCACTGAAGAAGGTGGCATCATGGTTTACCACCATGCCCAGGATGCTATTTTGGAAGTAATTTACACTGATCCCGTGGATCTGTCCCTTGGCAGAGTTGCAGAAATTACTGGCCATCAGCTAATGAGCTTGTCTACTGCAAATGCAAAGAAAGATCCCAGCTGCAAGACCTGCAACATTAGTGTTGGACGTTAATTACTCCCGTTATTTACGAGCCTTTGAACCTTTGTTGTCCATTTCCATAGTCAGATGTTCTCTTCAGAAGCATGTACGTGCCACTTGTCACCAGAAGCAAACACAAGTTTTCAAACTGTTTAACagcatttttaatatttcttctctccctccttccccttcatcTCCAAATTCTTTAAACTATTAGGAGTCCTGATTTTCTTCTTGGCAACTGTTTATATCTAGATgctgcaataattttttttttgtttcttgccAAACATAACAAAACCCTATATAAACTgctttaacaaaataaaaataatggctTATAAATGGTGTTTATATATGCATTCATTTTAATCTACTGAACAAATACTGAGATAACTCCAAATAGCATGAGAGGTTGTAATTGCAGCACGATTTAAATCTCAAAACCTAGAAATGTCAGCACTTCCAACTTGTTGTTTGACAGTGTTATTTATGTTATTTATATTAGCTAACTGGAAACAAAAAATATGTTTCGACATAATAAatataatagaaaaatattttatttgtattgatGTATAAAATGTTATACAATCATATAGAATATATAGATTACATTTTAATAGCAATTGTATATGTCATGAAACCATTTTCTCTTATCAAAGATGTAGTTTGTAAACTTCAAATAGTTGTGTATCTATTCCTGTTGCTCTTAAATGACTTAATTAAAACAGATTTATGATCATTCTGATTAATAAAAGTTAAGTTATAAATCAAGTCAATACACTGAAACAGCAAATATTACAGAAATAAAAACAACACTTGTCCTTTTCCTccaaactattttaaaatgtgtacttCTTTAAAATCATGCTGAACCATTACATACAATGAAGTACAAACATGATTGTTATATATtagactattaaaaaaaaaatccttttctttttaagataGAAAACAGGTGCTGTGTGTTAATACAAAATGgcaatttaaatgaaatactAAATATGATGCAACATAAcctgatttttcagtttttcataatTAGGTTAAATACTTCCCAGATCTAGTACAGTGCCTTCCTAGTACAACTTGCTAACAATCCTCTGTTAAATACCCCATCCTACACAGAAATGATCTATTGCAAATAATGAGAGTTTCTCCTTAATATATAAGTGTGGTGCTTTGAAAATTAGGAAAGATGCTGAATTCCAATGGAAAAATAGCTTTATCATCTTACCTTTAGTAAAGAAGAGGACTAGTACTCCTCATCTTATAACCATGACACTTGAATATGTACTGCATAAATTATCTAACCAAATTATCTTATCATAATGCAGTAAACTGTTCTCATCAATGTCATAATATAGGTATGTGGAAATTATACTACAGGAAATATTTCAACATTTTACAAAATGCATGCTTCCAAATGAGCTTTGGTAGTTAGAAAAGCAACATTTTATACCATCAGGCAAAATAAAGTGCAAAGttaatacagaaataaaaatcaaataaaaatcaaaattaatttattttactgaatTTTCTTTCAGGTACTATAAACCAACTGCATTTAAAAAGACAACATCCAGGATCTTTATATCATGTTCACAGTTTTTTATAGTACCCTTTTACAAGCCCAGTAAAAA
This window contains:
- the LOC106737154 gene encoding phytanoyl-CoA hydroxylase-interacting protein-like isoform X2 gives rise to the protein MKGERLTDCIWVIRFSISSSSYGCFYCMRNKSQDSGIADMEELPVPHNIKISHITCDSFKLSWDMDSKSKDRITHYFVDLNKKENKNSNKFKHKDVPTKLVAKAVPLPMTVRGHWFLSPRTEYTVAVQTASKQVDGDYVVSEWSEIIEFCTADYSKVHLTQLLEKAEVIAGRMLKLSVFYRNQHKDYFDYIREHHENVMQPSVKDNSGSHGSPISGKLEGIFFSCNTEFNTGKPPQDSPYGRYRFEIIAEKLFNPNTNLYFGDFYCMYTAYHYVILVVAPVGSPGDEFCKQRLPQLNIKDNKFLTCTEEGGIMVYHHAQDAILEVIYTDPVDLSLGRVAEITGHQLMSLSTANAKKDPSCKTCNISVGR
- the LOC106737154 gene encoding phytanoyl-CoA hydroxylase-interacting protein-like isoform X1 — its product is MEVPRREQSASSPASPCEDVIKNLSLEAIQLCERDGNKSQDSGIADMEELPVPHNIKISHITCDSFKLSWDMDSKSKDRITHYFVDLNKKENKNSNKFKHKDVPTKLVAKAVPLPMTVRGHWFLSPRTEYTVAVQTASKQVDGDYVVSEWSEIIEFCTADYSKVHLTQLLEKAEVIAGRMLKLSVFYRNQHKDYFDYIREHHENVMQPSVKDNSGSHGSPISGKLEGIFFSCNTEFNTGKPPQDSPYGRYRFEIIAEKLFNPNTNLYFGDFYCMYTAYHYVILVVAPVGSPGDEFCKQRLPQLNIKDNKFLTCTEEGGIMVYHHAQDAILEVIYTDPVDLSLGRVAEITGHQLMSLSTANAKKDPSCKTCNISVGR